The Scomber japonicus isolate fScoJap1 chromosome 8, fScoJap1.pri, whole genome shotgun sequence genome has a segment encoding these proteins:
- the LOC128362850 gene encoding E3 SUMO-protein ligase ZBED1-like: MDKATSILNGKFIFKALPDGGIDRTKAICIYCKSVFSFHRSTSSLKYHLAAKHTADAESPPPPSNLKQTTLGGVARRPLDVSTTRQLSTELAKWVSTSCRPISIVEDEGLRNIIRIASGDYTYALPCRTTTTTKMHDLYEGERAKVAEAVAQTSTVALTGDYWTSLGNHSYLGVTAHYFDSKWVLKSHVLTVMKTEERHLANTVAEHFMKVAQEWDIENKVSTLTTDSARNMIAASRELPFEHMPCAAHLLQRAITVTLNNSPFDGVLAKCRKVVGHFKHSPPNAAGLEQQQVAHGLPKDALTQDVSTRWNSTLEMVRSVLKNKEPLKNTLALHTTKVTMPTPAEMDKLQKLEAVLEPCRYITELLGGEKYVSSSVVLPALSHLYNAMQVSEDDPAYLAKFKEALMNDLDQRKDKTNMEWLKVATALDPRFKDLKSLNKADRAGVWRSITALLRGISPAQPEQPTTSEPPKKRLALMFAESSTDDEEDTIETCLARYRAEPTIDLEACPLEWWSNHEGAHSLMARLARKYLATPATSVPCERLFSLSGHIVQKKRASLLAENVNRLVCLSDWLSPESPKKT, from the exons ATGGATAAGGCGACGTCGATTTTGAATGGAAAGTTTATCTTCAAAGCCCTGCCAGATGGTGGTATTGACAGGACAAAAGCGATatgcatttactgtaaatctGTGTTTAGTTTCCACCGGAGCACGAGCAGTCTGAAGTATCACTTAGCTGCAAAGCATACAGCTGACGCGGAGAGCCCTCCGCCACCCTCTAATCTAAAACAAACGACTCTGGGTGGTGTGGCACGGAGACCACTAGACGTGTCCACCACCCGCCAACTTTCAACAGAGCTAGCTAAATGGGTGTCTACGTCTTGCAGGCCGATTAGTATTGTGGAGGACGAGGGTCTGCGCAACATCATTCGCATCGCCTCCGGTGACTATACGTATGCACTGCCTTGCAGAACTACTACAACAACAAAGATGCACGACTTGTATGAAGGTGAGAGAGCCAAAGTAGCGGAGGCTGTAGCTCAGACTAGCACTGTGGCGCTCACTGGTGACTACTGGACCTCACTCGGTAATCACAGCTACCTCGGCGTCACAGCACATTATTTTGACAGCAAGTGGGTGCTCAAGTCTCATGTGTTGACTGTTatgaagacagaggagaggcaCTTGGCCAACACAGTTGCAGAGCACTTCATGAAAGTAGCTCAGGAGTGGGACATTGAAAACAAAGTCAGCACATTGACCACCGATAGTGCACGCAATATGATAGCGGCGTCCAGGGAGCTCCCCTTTGAACACATGCCTTGCGCCGCACACCTGCTGCAACGAGCCATCACAGTGACTCTAAATAACAGCCCATTTGATGGTGTACTGGCAAAGTGCAGGAAAGTTGTGGGACATTTCAAACACAGCCCACCAAATGCAGCAGGACTGGAGCAGCAGCAAGTTGCTCATGGCTTACCAAAAGATGCTCTCACACAGGACGTTTCCACTAGGTGGAACAGCACCCTAGAGATGGTGAGGAGTgttcttaaaaataaagaacCACTGAAAAATACCCTGGCCCTGCATACAACCAAAGTCACCATGCCTACACCAGCAGAGATGGATAAACTGCAGAAGCTGGAGGCAGTGCTGGAACCCTGCAG GTACATAACTGAACTCCTGGGAGGAGAGAAGTATGTATCCTCTTCAGTGGTCCTGCCAGCCCTGTCCCATCTCTACAATGCCATGCAGGTCTCTGAGGATGACCCAGCATACCTGGCGAAATTCAAGGAGGCCCTCATGAACGATCTGGATCAGCGAAAAGACAAAACCAACATGGAATGGCTTAAGGTTGCGACGGCTCTCGACCCGAGGTTTAAGGACCTAAAGTCTCTCAACAAAGCTGACAGGGCTGGGGTGTGGCGTTCCATCACTGCCTTGCTCAGGGGGATAAGCCCTGCCCAACCGGAACAACCGACGACGTCTGAGCCTCCCAAGAAAAGGTTAGCTCTCATGTTCGCAGAGTCTTCAACTGATGACGAGGAGGACACTATTGAGACTTGTCTAGCCCGCTACAGGGCGGAGCCCACTATTGACTTGGAGGCATGTCCGCTGGAGTGGTGGTCCAACCATGAAGGTGCACACAGCTTGATGGCCCGCCTTGCACGCAAGTACCTGGCAACACCTGCCACCTCTGTACCATGTGAGAGATTGTTTTCACTGTCTGGGCACATTGTTCAGAAGAAGCGAGCCTCCCTGTTAGCTGAAAATGTCAACAGGCTCGTCTGTTTGAGCGACTGGCTCAGTCCAGAGAGTCCCAAGAAAACATAA